Below is a genomic region from bacterium.
TCGATATAGTCCTCGGTCTTCCCGTATTTGAGTGTGCGTTCCCCGCCCGCGTTGTTATTTACGATCCCGCCCATGGCCGCGATTTCGCGGGACGCGGGATATGCGGGCATGACCTGGTCGCCCCCGGCGAGGGTTTCCTTCTCGAAGTCTCGATAATAGGCGCCGGGCTCCGTGACGGCATAGCCGTCGCCGACCTCAAGCACATGGTTCATATATTTCGTGAATACCGCGACGATCGAGGTTGTGAGCGGGCCGCCGGACATGTCGGTTCCGGCGGAGCGCGCGGTTATGGAAACATCCTGTCCGTCCTTTTTCGCTTCCGCGACTGCCTTCACGAGATTCGAAACGTCTTCCGCGTCCTTCGGATACACCACGAGCGAAGGGGTGCGCGAAAAGATGCTCGTGTCGCGGCTGTACTTTTCTCGCTCGTCCGCCGACTCCGTTACATCTCCCTTCAAGACCCTTTTTAATTCGTTTTGCAATTCCATAGGACCAGTATACGGCCTCGAAGGGTCGGTATGATATAGTGTACGGCCTATGGCATTCAAGAACACGTTGCGGAGGGGGAGCATACGAAACGTCATTTTCCGGGAAGGCAAATCGTGGTATGGCGCGGCGCTCGAACTCAATATCGTCGAATCCGGCGAAACCCCCCAGGAGGCGCTGTTCCTTCTCGATGATGCGGTCAAGGGATATATCGAGGCTGCCCGGAAAGCAAAGCTCTCGATCGGCGTGCTCAACCAGGAGATAAATCCGGAGTATGAAAGGCTTTGGAATATCGGCAACTCGAAATCCGACCGTCCGAAGGCGGGGAAGCGCGAAATCTACAGCGTTGCGTCCCAGCAGATAGCGGCGCTCGCATAACCTCTCTCATGCCGCGCGGCCTCAATAACTGGACTGCGGGCGCGGTTATCCGCTTCCTTAAAACGCGCGGGTTCGCGCAAAGCCATGCGCGCGGCAGCCACTTTTATTACAAGAGCAAGCAGGGAGGCAGGGACCGTC
It encodes:
- a CDS encoding type II toxin-antitoxin system HicA family toxin, which encodes MPRGLNNWTAGAVIRFLKTRGFAQSHARGSHFYYKSKQGGRDRLVCVPVHGKNGLIAIGTMKGIVKQSGISETEWRQE